One genomic segment of Salminus brasiliensis chromosome 6, fSalBra1.hap2, whole genome shotgun sequence includes these proteins:
- the snpha gene encoding syntaphilin isoform X2, producing the protein MSLPANRRDRPSAGPRRRSAGTASARNSRGDSSISSSYSTSCCKATESNTIPRSHPATPRRQAKYAACSENHGIRPPAPEQYLTPLQQKEVCIRHLRARLKENVERLQDRDSEIGELRMQLTRMQEDWVEEECHRIEAQLALKEARKEIRQLQHAVETVRTNLGIPNPGQQDSKSEGLGVGRLGSRYGASRSCGCSPAHTISRSATFTRLSSETSPGTDRNGNVTLERHIPANRGAATLPRGDGRTHLLLEAALLSDQVPPSPLCSALSRSSTYERLCSGEAVLPISRPCHAVNNNCSCAAHTYLPHHHLFLHLPQDDAPPPPPPPPPLAPTAPPSTSEASDRPGFRSQACSPTITWISEEEGAGEELSIITSATCAPDVTLAEPQTFTLSSTAISPTQASYLTEPLPPENLVELTSSATSTPTVVTMPQTQQPCPRASPPPPEQPQHPHEVKVVEVSEKDGVSKPSTGEEEEEGQEEVPQRSHWSRYFLIDLLAVAVPVVPTVAWLCRGAQREGMPMYHMGSLLRGCCAVALHSLRRVSSTRRRGPTGTGGATTI; encoded by the exons ACGGTCTGCTGGGACAGCCAGTGCCCGTAATTCCCGCGGCGActcctccatcagcagcagctacTCAACATCATGCTGCAAGGCAACAGAAAGTAATACCATACCACGCTCACACCCTGCTACACCCcg ACGTCAGGCGAAGTATGCAGCCTGCAGCGAAAACCACGGCATCCGTCCCCCAGCCCCAGAGCAGTACCTCACCCCGCTACAGCAGAAGGAAGTGTGTATTCGTCACCTCCGCGCCCGGCTGAAAGAGAATGTGGAGAGGCTGCAGGACAG AGACTCTGAGATAGGGGAGCTGCGAATGCAGCTTACGCGAATGCAGGAGGACTGGGTTGAAGAAGAATGCCATCGCATTGAGGCTCAGCTGGCCCTCAAAGAGGCTAGGAAGGAAATCCGGCAGCTCCAGCATGCTGTGGAAACAGTCCGTACCAACCTGGGGATCCCAAACCCGGGTCAGCAGGACAGCAAGTCAGAGGGCCTGGGGGTCGGCAG GTTAGGGTCCCGGTATGGAGCTTCCAGGTCCTGTGGGTGCTCTCCAGCTCACACCATCAGCCGCAGCGCCACCTTCACCAGGCTTAGCAGTGAGACCTCACCTGGCACAGACAGGAATGGAAACGTCACCTTGGAGCGCCACATCCCTGCCAACCGCGGAGCGGCGACTTTGCCCAGAGGGGATGGGCGCACTCATCTCCTTCTGGAGGCAGCCCTTCTGTCTGATCAGGTCCCCCCCTCACCACTTTGCTCGGCCTTGTCGCGCTCCTCCACCTACGAAAGGCTGTGTAGCGGCGAGGCAGTCCTGCCGATAAGTCGCCCCTGCCATGCGGTCAACAACAACTGCAGCTGTGCAGCGCACACCTACCTCCCACACCATCACCTCTTCTTGCACCTCCCACAGGATGATGCCCCGcctcctcctccgcctcctccCCCTCTTGCACCAACAGCACCCCCTAGTACATCTGAAGCAAGCGACAGGCCAGGGTTCAGATCGCAGGCCTGCAGCCCCACCATCACATGGATTTCTGAAGAAGAAGGAGCTGGGGAAGAGCTAAGCATCATTACCTCCGCAACTTGCGCGCCAGACGTCACTCTAGCCGAGCCGCAGACTTTCACACTGTCTTCAACCGCGATTTCGCCCACCCAGGCGTCGTACCTCACAGAGCCTTTGCCCCCTGAGAACCTTGTCGAGTTAACGTCATCGGCTACATCTACGCCTACAGTGGTGACTATGCCTCAGACCCAGCAGCCTTGTCCTAGGGCATCTCCTCCGCCTCCAGAGCAGCCGCAGCATCCGCACGAGGTGAAGGTCGTGGAGGTCAGTGAGAAAGATGGGGTGAGCAAACCTAGTACaggggaggaggaagaggaggggcaAGAAGAAGTTCCTCAAAGGAGCCACTGGAGCCGCTACTTCTTGATCGATCTGCTAGCGGTAGCAGTGCCGGTAGTTCCGACAGTGGCATGGCTTTGTCGTGGGGCGCAGCGTGAGGGAATGCCCATGTACCACATGGGCTCCCTTCTACGTGGGTGCTGTGCCGTGGCACTTCATTCCCTGAGGCGGGTCAGCAGCACCCGCAGGCGAGGCCCAACTGGAACAGGAGGCGCAACAACAATCTGA
- the snpha gene encoding syntaphilin isoform X1 gives MSLPANRRDRPSAGPRSRRSAGTASARNSRGDSSISSSYSTSCCKATESNTIPRSHPATPRRQAKYAACSENHGIRPPAPEQYLTPLQQKEVCIRHLRARLKENVERLQDRDSEIGELRMQLTRMQEDWVEEECHRIEAQLALKEARKEIRQLQHAVETVRTNLGIPNPGQQDSKSEGLGVGRLGSRYGASRSCGCSPAHTISRSATFTRLSSETSPGTDRNGNVTLERHIPANRGAATLPRGDGRTHLLLEAALLSDQVPPSPLCSALSRSSTYERLCSGEAVLPISRPCHAVNNNCSCAAHTYLPHHHLFLHLPQDDAPPPPPPPPPLAPTAPPSTSEASDRPGFRSQACSPTITWISEEEGAGEELSIITSATCAPDVTLAEPQTFTLSSTAISPTQASYLTEPLPPENLVELTSSATSTPTVVTMPQTQQPCPRASPPPPEQPQHPHEVKVVEVSEKDGVSKPSTGEEEEEGQEEVPQRSHWSRYFLIDLLAVAVPVVPTVAWLCRGAQREGMPMYHMGSLLRGCCAVALHSLRRVSSTRRRGPTGTGGATTI, from the exons taGACGGTCTGCTGGGACAGCCAGTGCCCGTAATTCCCGCGGCGActcctccatcagcagcagctacTCAACATCATGCTGCAAGGCAACAGAAAGTAATACCATACCACGCTCACACCCTGCTACACCCcg ACGTCAGGCGAAGTATGCAGCCTGCAGCGAAAACCACGGCATCCGTCCCCCAGCCCCAGAGCAGTACCTCACCCCGCTACAGCAGAAGGAAGTGTGTATTCGTCACCTCCGCGCCCGGCTGAAAGAGAATGTGGAGAGGCTGCAGGACAG AGACTCTGAGATAGGGGAGCTGCGAATGCAGCTTACGCGAATGCAGGAGGACTGGGTTGAAGAAGAATGCCATCGCATTGAGGCTCAGCTGGCCCTCAAAGAGGCTAGGAAGGAAATCCGGCAGCTCCAGCATGCTGTGGAAACAGTCCGTACCAACCTGGGGATCCCAAACCCGGGTCAGCAGGACAGCAAGTCAGAGGGCCTGGGGGTCGGCAG GTTAGGGTCCCGGTATGGAGCTTCCAGGTCCTGTGGGTGCTCTCCAGCTCACACCATCAGCCGCAGCGCCACCTTCACCAGGCTTAGCAGTGAGACCTCACCTGGCACAGACAGGAATGGAAACGTCACCTTGGAGCGCCACATCCCTGCCAACCGCGGAGCGGCGACTTTGCCCAGAGGGGATGGGCGCACTCATCTCCTTCTGGAGGCAGCCCTTCTGTCTGATCAGGTCCCCCCCTCACCACTTTGCTCGGCCTTGTCGCGCTCCTCCACCTACGAAAGGCTGTGTAGCGGCGAGGCAGTCCTGCCGATAAGTCGCCCCTGCCATGCGGTCAACAACAACTGCAGCTGTGCAGCGCACACCTACCTCCCACACCATCACCTCTTCTTGCACCTCCCACAGGATGATGCCCCGcctcctcctccgcctcctccCCCTCTTGCACCAACAGCACCCCCTAGTACATCTGAAGCAAGCGACAGGCCAGGGTTCAGATCGCAGGCCTGCAGCCCCACCATCACATGGATTTCTGAAGAAGAAGGAGCTGGGGAAGAGCTAAGCATCATTACCTCCGCAACTTGCGCGCCAGACGTCACTCTAGCCGAGCCGCAGACTTTCACACTGTCTTCAACCGCGATTTCGCCCACCCAGGCGTCGTACCTCACAGAGCCTTTGCCCCCTGAGAACCTTGTCGAGTTAACGTCATCGGCTACATCTACGCCTACAGTGGTGACTATGCCTCAGACCCAGCAGCCTTGTCCTAGGGCATCTCCTCCGCCTCCAGAGCAGCCGCAGCATCCGCACGAGGTGAAGGTCGTGGAGGTCAGTGAGAAAGATGGGGTGAGCAAACCTAGTACaggggaggaggaagaggaggggcaAGAAGAAGTTCCTCAAAGGAGCCACTGGAGCCGCTACTTCTTGATCGATCTGCTAGCGGTAGCAGTGCCGGTAGTTCCGACAGTGGCATGGCTTTGTCGTGGGGCGCAGCGTGAGGGAATGCCCATGTACCACATGGGCTCCCTTCTACGTGGGTGCTGTGCCGTGGCACTTCATTCCCTGAGGCGGGTCAGCAGCACCCGCAGGCGAGGCCCAACTGGAACAGGAGGCGCAACAACAATCTGA